A window of Glycine soja cultivar W05 chromosome 2, ASM419377v2, whole genome shotgun sequence genomic DNA:
AGACCCTATTGATAAATAAGCTTATTCTAATAAAGATAAAACTAACTTATATTCTAACAATGTCGTATTAATCATTTGACATTTATCAACTAATCTTATTAAACacttttaatagttaaataatctAAAGTTTTTAGTTAACATCCAACTTTTGAACTCTTAACTTATAAGTTTTCAAGTAACTtataagttagttttaccaaacaTAGAACATGTATACAAAATTTAGCAAACCatattaaattttgtgattTGTAATTTTCACAGTAAATATTTGCAATGTTCTTAAACAGAAATAGTCATGCtgcatttaattaaaagaaaatttatcacataatataaaatggaatagtaaatatatattgttaCAATTTCTAGTGATATGAGAACCAAAATCCACTTTGACAAAAAATACTGCCAATATCCCTTCTCTAGTTCTCTTAACGAGAGGCTCAGTGGATGTTAGCGTATTCTGTCTTCCTATCCCTATCCTCTGCAGTTGTCGTTTGGTACGTATGTTTGCTCTAGTTGCTTTCAATGATGTTTATATCTTTTAGTAATtactttttctattttagttGCACTTTCTTCAATGAACTCGTTatacacttttaatttattttatttttagtgaaaaaattgccgcttcatgatttttttttttaaaatatatataatgataacgTTAAAGATCAAGCTTTAAAACTTTATCCATCTACTCCAAACTCTCACGAGTGAGCTGACCCTAGTGAGTTATTGGCTGCTCCAAAAATAACTTGCgtgctactttttttttttttaaaaaaaaaaaagataagagagAGCCTACCCAAAGCACTCTGTTTTGGTTTGGTGAGTCCAAAacatgtgaatttttttaataatggaaCATGCAATAAATCACAACAATACACTGCAtcacatgattaaaaaaaatgttattctgactaaatattaaataaatcttaatttCATGTTTTAGATTATCATCTAAAATAAGTTGAGTTTTATGATTATACAgtgtaaaattatattcttatttaatcaCCAATCAtcttatatgtataatttttaagataattattaaaaattaataaatttatcatacataatgATTTATGGTTAGATGATTATGTAAAAttagttcataatttttttctctaacttgattaactattatatattataataattatcttaaagatTATATCAATGTTAATTTCTAATTGGTCGATAATGTAAAATCTTTTAAcccatatatgtatatataacatGACTTCTATGAGAATACTGTCTTGTGTGAAAACACGATAACAATTAATAACAATCATCAGatgaagattaaaaataataaatgattgagattaaaatatttaaaatttaaaattaaaacttaatgcATCATCCAATCTCTAAAAGATTAaccaaataacaaataaatctaaaaatatttcaattattaccctctaaaatatttcaattaaccTATCATCATCATGATAGTTGCCACTTTCATAATCGTCGTCGTCACCACCATCATCAATTACCACTACCATTATCCTCAacgaccaccaccaccatcctcAATTGTCACCACCGTTGTTGTCATGACCTTCATCATCATCACTACCACCACCATGACTATCGTTACAGCTACTACCATAATTTTCGTTGTCATTACCACCACCTTCATCAACTGTCGCCGCCACCACTGTCATGACTGTTGTCGTTGTCACTACCTCTGCTACCACCGCTGACAACGATGGTGGCGGTGGTAGCAACGTCGACAATGGTCATGCTGACGGAGATAGTGACAGTCATGGTAATGGATTAAcgataattgaaatattttaagaggtgatttgtttgatgaattttttaaaaatttaatggtCATATTAGATtgtaattttaagttttaaatattttaatgtcaatcgtctattatttttaatcataatctaatgattgttaataattattttcgcTAGAGTCgtattctctctctctatatatatatatatggggttTTTATGTGACACTCAACTAATTTCTCTGGTGTTAGAAATGCTTCACTttgagataaaaacaaaatagtacTCTATTTGTGATTTTATGCTTAGACAAGAATCAAATCCTAAACCAGCTTAGAATTACTTACACTAACAATTTTTGGTATTTATGAGTTATGACCTAATTCATTCATATTGATATAGGACTTCATATTTCTGCACATAAAGTTCCAACACTTTTATCATTATCCGATTGTAGTAAAGAAGGAAGAGAAGACCAGTCTGCACccataaaaacattaaatgtaCATTGATTTAACAACCATTCTACTTCCAACTACATTGTGTTTTTGCCGTCTATCTTGAATGACCTGCCAGGCAATTACATTACAGTacagttttaaaataaacatttgattGCCTCTTCTTATTATGTTCGATACTTAAATATGATTCTAGTAACTACTATTTTGGATCTGGCAAATTTTTaccatattttctatttttatttcacaTAAGCCTTACAATTTTCTTCTCCAAGCTTCACTGGCTTGTACACTAGTTCACATTGCATGATTGGTCGGTGAGTCTCCTTTGGTGGTAGAAGAAAACTTTGGTTTGAGTACACTCCCTTCTCCATATTTCCAAGTTGAAAAATTCAGCTATTATGTACCTAtcccaaaaaaaccaaaaaatcatCTTTAAGAAAGTTTGTGTCAATTAAACAGAagcatataatttataaaagactatataaaatgatgccaaaaattggaatttttttgCCATTGGAAATGAAAATAGTAGAGAGTATAAGCAACTCTTTGATTTCCAGTTCAGGTGGCAAAACTGATTGCTGAGTTGTGAGTGTGGTAACAATCCTTACAAAGGAAAAGAGTTGCTAAACTTCTCACTTATTGCAGTGATAATAGCACATATTCATACTTTGGTCAATGAAACAATATTCCCTAGCATAAGGATACGCCACCCTAccccttttattttaaattaaacttcGAAACTCTTAACAGATgtatcactttattttttagttatctctagtgtttttatattatatgaacTTTGCTAATTTGACCCTCTATGAACAGAAAAAATACCTTACCTGGCTCCTCCTTAAGCATGACTAGCAGCACTATCTGCCACAAGCAGTGAGGCTTCTTCTTTCTCACCAACAATTCCTTCATATCTTGTCTTTCTTACCTGTTTGGTGGTTCTCTTGGTCAAGCGAATCTTGTCATTATCATTTTCCGTATGCTCAGTGAAATCCAAGCCTCCATGACTTCCCTCACTGTTTATGCGCACAAGGTGAAGGTGACTTGGACCAGAAGCAGCATCAGAAGCCATGGAATCATCACTCTCTTCATCTGTATCTCTGTTGAAGTCATCATTGTTCtctcttttgttgtcatcatcatAAATGCTTCTATGAGAATTCTTGTAATTGTTGCCATAGTCTTCAAAATCTACACTGTGCTCATCATCACCATTGGACTGTTCATTGTAGATAGGAGATCCAATATATGTGGTCCATCCAGACTCAGTGCCATTGAATTCCACTTCTGATGCTAAATCTTGTGAAGGATCCATTGTGAGGCTTTTTGGCACAACAAGGAAAAGCTTAGAAAGAACAAAGGAAGCAGCAACAAATTTGGAACTTGTGTTTTGCTTTCTATTCTCAGCTGAAATTccactaatatttttataacttctCACCCTTCTTCCAATGCTAACATTCAGTTTTACAGATAGGACAAAAGGCCTATCTCAACAGTGCAGGTTCAACCCTCATTATTGAATTGCCAgtgtaccttatggttacctgGCTATTCTATCTCCATGACTCCATTGATCCAATCACTAGAAGACAAGGTTTTTTGGTAGGAATACAATAAAAGTAGAACTAGAAAGATTGCACTCAATCTAAAACAGAGAAAATTTAGGGTATCTTTGTTGGTGTGTTCAATTAACCTTGGCTGAATGTAGTCAACCTTTACTTATATCTGTACAATCTTCCATCAATAGAATAGAGGGTAGCTTTTATTAGGAAAATGATACATGAACAAACATACTTCTATTGTTTGTACATTCCttgcatttttcaactttaaaaTCTCTATCATATATACCATCAAAAGGAGTTATTATTTacaagtgataaaaaaaagcgatcacataaaaaaattaaataaaaaagggtCCAACTTAATACTATATGAGGAATGTGTGTTACTTAATAGTGTCTGCACATATATCACAACTTCTTTCCTCTTATTAAGGTTGAGAATAGTTGAGGAGTGCCCacataatttgttaatttaaacaCATAACATGTCACTTTCCACACCTTCAAATTCAGTCATGTCATCAACAAGGGACAGCTTGCCCTGACAAGGTAACAGAGAAAGCCAACTGGGTTTTGGCCTTTTGCTTTAGGTGGCTGTAATGAGAAAGGCATTTATGTTGCTGTTTCTAAATTATGCCCTCCTtttcctcttattttttttttaaaattgtttttactgCCTTTGTCTTCTAGAAATGGGACTggctttattttttcctttgttgttTTCCTTCCATTAGAGGCAGTTTGTAATAACCAGTAACCACTCTTGTAATTTTCTTGTCAGGGCTAATATTTagtgtttgaattttgaagagGCATGAAAGCATCAAGAGAGGAAATTAGAGGGTTGAagtcttttccttttttctttttttgtctcttCTCAAATTTTGGAGATTTGAAAGAaggaaattataatttgtagatTGTACTTACTAAATTTCCATAATTTGAATCTGAAAGAGTTTTAATACAAAATTGAGAagaatttttattagtaaaaagttaaattttagaaattaattaatttatcaggCAATTGCATTGAGAACAAACATATTTAGAGTGTTTACATTCTCTCTAGTCTCAACTGCAAAAGTGCAGACAGACATTGAGAGAAGGGAGGGTGAGTGAGAGAGTGAGAGAGTAGGAGAGAGAGAGGCTTCTGTTCCCCATGTTTAATACTATACGCCTGTTTTAATCTTAACTGCAGAAAATATTTCAGACTATATGCAGTGTCTCGAGCACAAAAATGTCAAACAAGCTTACAGTAAATGTTATTGATAcgattaatttcaataaaatattagtttaattaaaCATTTGATTAAGTTGTAGGAGTTATAAGGATTTGGTGattgaagaaagaaagagagaccTCTTTTTACCtaatattaatcaataaaataaatttggttaATTTGCAACAAAGTCAAACTTTGGAGATAAAAATTGCAGTTTCCAACTTagccaaaacaaaataaaagtaaatttaagAAGATATTAAGTTTTTAACATCTAATTAATAAACTACTATATAGAGGTAAATTATTGTTGCTTCCCACTTTGACAGCATGAGAGGGACTATTGGCCAACTCATTCTTCTGGAAAAgcattgtttttcttgtttaactCTAACATATGATATCAAACATCATTCTCTCGAATAAAAGATAGATatgatttataaaaagaacactAAATTATAGTTTAGTTAAccatttaattatcaaaatgtATGGCCAACTCTAATATGTAATAACATTCAATAAGTAGtaaaatttttccaaagaagcaaagataaaatagtagtaaaattaaagagaaattaatttttcaaaatctaaataaaatacCATAGAGGTAAATTATAGTTGCTTCCCACTTTGACAGCATGAAAGGGACAATTCTCCAACTCAATCTTCCAGGAAagcattatttttcttgtttaaccCTATCATGTTCCCAGAAAACCTTCAAAGCTCATCAGTTTCTTTTTGGTATTTCAGTGTTTAATTGTTTCAGTGTCTTCTTGCTTGTCCCTTCTCAATAAACCAACACACAAAGTAGCACGTGGATGAATGTCGAGTTCACATCACAAGTATATGTCGTCATAATAACCACGACGGAAGACAGATCAGTGACTCAGAGAGGTTGGATCAGGTAAAggtgttaaaattaaaaattaatcaccGCACATATCAGGGAAAGAACACAAATCTTTTCTTGCAGATAATAaggttaattaatatatatgacgAAAGTTTAATGTCTATGTAATATGTATGATGTAACTTAAATcactatttaaattattttaatataattattttatgattattttaaaagtaaataaacttattatatataatagattataataaaatgattatgtaaaacattttaaaaaaaatgaaaaatgattttgtcatcataatttttttttaaaaagaataaaatatattttatgctcCCTAATATTtggtgaaaattaattttagtctctgctctttgcattttaaaaataataattttagtcattatatttttttaaacatgatAGGTTTCTTCCTTAATCACATCAAAATGAATTAGGTGGGAGGGATGAAATCCACaatacttcaaaaataaaaaaaatcaaaactatattttttaaaatatggagACTAAAATCAATTTGATCAAATCTTTAAAAACCTAAAACACATTGCATTTTCTTCATTgttatttataagattttattacCTAATTCAtcgaaattaagaaaaatgattaatgtagttaataataatatttataattttttcccaaaattatcattatcattatcattaatagtcttttctcttctaattgttactcaataaattattgattagagatacttttagtttaaaaataattaatataagaaatgttattttttagtatCTTTATAAAGTTTGAAAATGATGTTTGTTACCATTTATTGATGGCATGAAATGTATTTAATTATGTCAGTAACCATCTTAAAATAGTTTACTAGcatgatatatttatatatatgttacagaatcattaaatgataataagaattgtttttaagaaaattataagaattaaaaccaACAAAATGTGTTGAAGCACTCAAATTAAGATTCATCATGTTGATAAGGagttaaaacacatttaaaccCAGATAATAATTTCTCAGTCACTGATCGTATTATAATACACTAATATTTTGCTACAAGGAAACATTGCATGCGGAATTTCTCACTAACTAGTCCGATTGATTGCGAAATTGACGATTTTTAAATATAGGATGACTTTAGTGTTAGTTAATATTGATGTGATCAATAAGATTATCTATAATGTTAGTTGAAAAGGTAAAATTTGACTAATTTTAAGATTAACTTTATGAGTGAAAAAATTAAGTCGGTTACATTTAATATTGAGTGAgtgaaaaattaaactaattttaatgttAGTTGAAAGTATGTAAATTTGATTacttataatgtttttttgaaagagaagAATGTGTTTAGATTTTAGGAACAATTACTAACCATTGGATAAATTTATCTCAGAATTAGTCAAAATATTAGCAAATTCAGTTGCTGTTTGCCGAATTCAACTGAGAGAATTAGGTGAATTAGTGTAAAATTAGCATAATGATCCCAACCTTCTTTCTATTAATCTTTATTTCACTTACTAAAtaaattgttgaattttttgtttgttttttatataccTCTTTCCTTATATAATAGTGAGAAAAACAACACGTTTGAGGTCTGTTTACTTGGATCAAAAGGATTCATTTGTAGattgttaacatcagttaaAGCGGATAATACCCGCCACCTTTGACAAACTGTTAGCTGCAGAGCGTGCTCCTCTCGTTGAgatattcaattatttctcaGTTGGTTCAATTTCTTCACTGAAGCTTAGTGGGTTGATGATGCTTGTGGTCAGTCCTCAGCGCACTGACAGAATGAGTTCGCAGATATTCTTCACT
This region includes:
- the LOC114371002 gene encoding uncharacterized protein LOC114371002, yielding MDPSQDLASEVEFNGTESGWTTYIGSPIYNEQSNGDDEHSVDFEDYGNNYKNSHRSIYDDDNKRENNDDFNRDTDEESDDSMASDAASGPSHLHLVRINSEGSHGGLDFTEHTENDNDKIRLTKRTTKQVRKTRYEGIVGEKEEASLLVADSAASHA